One genomic window of Luteitalea pratensis includes the following:
- a CDS encoding tyrosine-type recombinase/integrase: MQATINATLVKTLTAQPLAADQDVRDNKLRGFVLRCRRSGIHTYRAQVGRGQWVTIGTTDKLTTQQARDEATRVLSAVALGANPVEERRAKRQAHDLAGFLNDVYEPWATVHLTTGTETIARLRASFAELLETKLSALSAWHLERWRTNRRKAGVRPSTINRDLNDLRALLGRAVQWKHLKGNPLDDVKPERVDRRANVRYLSRDEEGRLLTALAARDERLRDGRASANVWRDARGYEPLPTLETYADHLTPLVLLAMHTGLRRGELFSLEWPDINLAAARLTVRGQTAKSGQTRHLPLNGAAIGVLTAWGPRPAGYVFPSPNDSSRPLADVKTAWLELLKRASIAGFRFHDLRHTFASNLVQAGVDLAVVRDLLGHSTILMTEKYAHLSPNQAVDAVARLVRSWLVDCIS; the protein is encoded by the coding sequence ATGCAGGCGACCATCAACGCCACTCTCGTCAAGACCCTGACGGCTCAACCGCTCGCGGCTGATCAGGACGTGCGCGACAACAAGCTACGCGGCTTCGTCCTCCGCTGCCGGCGTTCCGGAATCCACACCTACCGCGCACAAGTCGGGCGCGGGCAGTGGGTGACGATCGGCACCACGGACAAACTCACCACGCAGCAAGCCCGCGACGAGGCGACGCGTGTGCTGTCGGCCGTGGCGCTGGGCGCGAATCCCGTTGAAGAGCGCCGCGCGAAGCGGCAAGCGCACGACCTCGCCGGCTTCTTGAACGACGTTTACGAGCCGTGGGCGACCGTGCATCTCACGACGGGCACCGAGACGATCGCGCGACTCAGGGCCAGCTTCGCCGAACTCCTCGAGACGAAGCTCAGCGCGTTGTCGGCGTGGCACCTTGAGCGTTGGCGGACGAACCGTCGCAAGGCCGGCGTCCGTCCCTCCACCATCAACCGGGACCTGAACGATCTTCGGGCGCTGCTGGGGCGAGCGGTGCAGTGGAAGCACTTGAAGGGCAATCCTCTCGACGACGTCAAGCCCGAGCGCGTGGATCGCCGGGCCAACGTGCGATATCTCTCCCGGGACGAGGAGGGACGGCTTCTAACGGCGCTCGCGGCTCGGGACGAGCGGCTCCGTGATGGGCGTGCATCGGCGAACGTCTGGCGTGATGCGCGAGGCTACGAGCCCCTCCCGACCCTTGAAACCTACGCCGACCACCTCACACCGCTCGTTCTCCTGGCAATGCATACGGGCTTGCGCCGCGGCGAACTGTTCTCGCTCGAGTGGCCCGACATCAACCTTGCTGCAGCGCGTCTCACGGTGCGTGGGCAAACCGCGAAGAGCGGGCAGACTCGCCATTTGCCGCTCAACGGCGCTGCCATTGGTGTGTTGACAGCGTGGGGGCCGCGGCCGGCCGGCTACGTGTTCCCGTCACCCAACGACAGTTCGCGCCCGCTGGCTGATGTGAAGACCGCATGGCTCGAGCTGCTGAAGCGCGCGAGCATCGCCGGCTTCCGCTTTCACGACCTGCGGCACACGTTCGCGAGCAACTTGGTGCAGGCCGGCGTCGATCTCGCCGTCGTGCGCGACCTCTTGGGCCACAGCACGATCCTCATGACCGAAAAGTACGCGCACTTGAGCCCTAACCAGGCGGTAGACGCGGTGGCCCGGCTGGTTCGCTCGTGGCTAGTGGACTGTATCAGCTGA
- a CDS encoding IS630 family transposase: MPQSLDDVMLTADERAELERYARAGSGRADLARRARALLLLADRHSYAEVTAAVGWSSATIAKWKARFLTDRLRGLWGRHQGSRPTVLTPAVEARVLAWTRKTPPHGATHWSTRTLATRLKLSHTMVARIWKRAGLQPHRLERYMRSTDPDFESKAADVIGLYLQPPQHAVVFCVDEKTAIQALDRRDPILPLSPGRAERHGFEYVRHGTLSLYAALNTDTGEVIGKTAERHTSAEFVAFLSTVVATQPADREIHIIADNLSAHETKQVAAFLEAHPSVQIHFTPTYSSWLNQVELWFSKIARDLLARGIFTSTTDLARKIRRYIDRYNRAAKPVRWTYRDPTRRIA, translated from the coding sequence ATGCCGCAGTCCTTGGACGACGTCATGCTCACCGCCGATGAGCGCGCCGAGCTGGAGCGCTACGCCCGTGCCGGCAGCGGCCGAGCCGACCTTGCGCGCCGTGCCCGCGCGCTGCTGCTCCTGGCCGACCGTCACTCGTACGCCGAGGTGACCGCCGCCGTCGGCTGGAGCTCCGCGACGATCGCCAAGTGGAAGGCACGCTTCCTGACTGACCGCTTGCGTGGCCTGTGGGGGCGCCATCAGGGCTCGCGCCCGACCGTCCTGACGCCGGCCGTCGAGGCACGCGTGCTCGCGTGGACGCGCAAGACGCCGCCGCATGGCGCCACGCACTGGTCGACGCGGACGCTGGCCACTCGGCTCAAGCTCTCGCACACGATGGTGGCGCGGATTTGGAAGCGCGCGGGCCTGCAACCGCATCGGCTGGAGCGCTACATGCGTTCGACCGATCCCGATTTCGAGTCCAAGGCCGCCGACGTCATCGGGTTGTACCTGCAGCCGCCGCAGCACGCCGTCGTGTTCTGTGTTGATGAGAAAACCGCGATTCAGGCGCTGGACCGCCGTGATCCGATCCTGCCGTTGTCGCCTGGGCGCGCGGAGCGACACGGCTTCGAGTACGTCCGACACGGCACCCTCTCGCTGTACGCCGCCCTCAACACCGACACCGGCGAGGTGATCGGCAAGACCGCAGAGCGACACACCAGCGCGGAGTTCGTCGCCTTCCTCAGCACGGTGGTGGCGACGCAGCCGGCTGACCGGGAGATCCACATCATCGCGGACAATCTCTCGGCGCATGAGACCAAGCAGGTGGCCGCGTTCCTCGAGGCGCATCCGTCGGTGCAGATCCACTTCACCCCGACCTACAGCTCGTGGTTGAACCAGGTCGAGCTGTGGTTCAGCAAGATCGCACGCGACCTGCTCGCCCGCGGCATCTTCACGTCGACCACTGACCTCGCGCGCAAGATCAGGCGGTATATCGACCGCTACAATCGCGCCGCGAAGCCGGTGCGCTGGACGTATCGCGACCCGACGCGCCGCATCGCGTGA
- a CDS encoding P27 family phage terminase small subunit, translating into MQVTAPTSLSSAELAVWDRLAPSALRMGTLTPETVPGFILLVQTMMARDEAAAVLARDGLVVNRTVHQVSTHVRQMTQRLESLLSRFSLLPTGRPVERPRPARVDDVDEWESGHDFYGVVRKPQPTRERGMSRPTA; encoded by the coding sequence GTGCAGGTGACGGCCCCGACCTCTCTGTCGAGCGCGGAACTGGCCGTGTGGGACCGGCTCGCGCCCTCCGCTCTGCGGATGGGCACGCTGACGCCAGAGACGGTCCCCGGTTTCATCCTGCTCGTGCAGACGATGATGGCGCGCGACGAGGCGGCCGCGGTGCTGGCGCGCGATGGGCTCGTCGTGAATCGCACCGTGCACCAGGTGAGCACGCACGTGCGCCAGATGACACAACGGCTCGAGTCGCTGCTGTCGCGGTTCTCGCTGCTGCCGACAGGCCGGCCCGTCGAGCGGCCCCGTCCGGCCCGTGTCGACGACGTCGACGAGTGGGAGTCAGGGCACGACTTCTACGGGGTAGTGCGGAAGCCGCAGCCCACCCGGGAACGCGGGATGTCGCGGCCCACCGCTTGA
- a CDS encoding toll/interleukin-1 receptor domain-containing protein — translation MQPRGGCLKIFISWSGNDSGAVAKALHELLQLVLPNTKPWLSKVSIVAGASWWHEIRSELAESTVGIACLTAENVKSPWLNFDAGALARTHQGTSDAAQSTRSRSCAAWLAGDPLQWVGILPRATELHRTGVVDRR, via the coding sequence GTGCAGCCGCGAGGTGGATGCTTGAAGATTTTCATCAGTTGGAGCGGGAACGATAGCGGAGCCGTCGCCAAGGCGCTCCATGAACTCCTTCAACTCGTCCTGCCGAATACCAAGCCTTGGCTGTCAAAGGTAAGCATCGTCGCAGGCGCCAGTTGGTGGCACGAGATTCGTTCTGAACTCGCGGAATCGACGGTCGGTATAGCGTGCCTCACCGCAGAGAACGTGAAGAGCCCTTGGCTCAACTTCGATGCGGGAGCCTTGGCGAGAACGCACCAAGGAACAAGTGACGCGGCGCAATCAACGCGATCGCGATCTTGCGCTGCTTGGCTGGCGGGTGATCCACTTCAGTGGGTCGGAATTCTTCCGCGCGCCACTGAACTGCATCGAACAGGCGTGGTGGATCGCCGATGA
- a CDS encoding phosphatase PAP2 family protein, giving the protein MTHSLLMGARASELAVVCWCVVAAVVALVRPLDARGRWRVIGGAFVLGMAALATTQLPDRGVTGVARNVAPALLVLGAHWLAGGYFVEPQPRLEQRLLSVDRRLLAPLRLEARLTSGSSWALEVLESAYFSVYALLPLGAWAAWSRGGSVSVDVYWTVVFLSEASCYIALAWLQTRPPRALEPWAGSLRARSKFRHANEAVLAHGSHHMNTIPSGHAAGAVAVALALWSLQAPTAPIFGVVAFAICVATVVGRYHFLVDTVAGAAVAAGWWWIVTGAAR; this is encoded by the coding sequence ATGACACATTCGCTGCTGATGGGTGCGCGGGCTTCCGAGTTGGCGGTCGTGTGTTGGTGCGTCGTGGCAGCAGTCGTCGCCCTGGTACGACCGCTCGATGCACGCGGGCGCTGGCGCGTGATCGGCGGTGCCTTCGTGCTCGGCATGGCGGCACTCGCAACGACGCAGTTGCCTGACCGCGGAGTCACCGGTGTTGCGCGCAACGTTGCGCCGGCGCTCCTCGTTCTAGGGGCGCATTGGCTTGCTGGCGGCTACTTCGTCGAGCCGCAGCCGCGCCTCGAGCAACGACTCCTGTCGGTCGATCGGAGGCTGCTTGCGCCACTGCGCCTCGAGGCGCGTCTCACGTCCGGATCGTCGTGGGCGCTGGAGGTCCTGGAAAGCGCGTACTTCTCGGTCTATGCGCTACTGCCGCTCGGGGCATGGGCGGCGTGGTCGCGGGGCGGCTCCGTGAGCGTGGACGTCTACTGGACGGTGGTGTTCCTCTCGGAGGCGTCGTGCTATATCGCGCTGGCCTGGCTGCAGACGCGCCCACCGCGAGCGCTCGAGCCGTGGGCTGGCTCGCTTCGCGCGAGATCGAAGTTCCGGCATGCCAACGAAGCCGTGCTGGCGCATGGCAGCCATCACATGAACACGATCCCGAGCGGCCACGCGGCCGGGGCCGTGGCCGTCGCGCTCGCGCTGTGGTCACTGCAGGCGCCGACGGCGCCGATCTTCGGCGTCGTCGCGTTCGCCATCTGCGTCGCGACCGTGGTCGGCCGCTACCATTTCCTGGTGGACACGGTTGCGGGTGCCGCTGTCGCCGCCGGCTGGTGGTGGATCGTGACGGGCGCCGCGCGGTAG
- a CDS encoding acetylxylan esterase produces MPTFHSLRLRRMLAPTLLLPLAGGLLQPARAGAQDLWTGTPEVLVTPVSPTWTYRVGAPATFTVAVRRDGHPLSGVAVTVRCGPEMLPPTLMKEVTSGATPVVVEAGTMNSPGFLRCIGTAQHEGRSYRGLGTAGFDPLTIAPTVTDPADFDAFWSEGKAQLAKIPIEMTRELLPSYGGPGIIVSHVSFQTVGLDPNGTATSRIYGILCEPSAPGKYPALLSVPGAGVRPYRGLLAPCQHGLITLQIGIHGLPVTLDPLVYTSLGAGSLSRYFMTNLEDRDRFFYRRVYLSTVRSNDVLTSLPNYDGVNLGVIGGSQGGALAIVTAALDPRVKVLSSTYPALADLTGYLNNRAGGWPHFFHPTRPGPKPTPEALRTLPYYDVVKFARRVKAPGIYTWGYNDETVPPTSIFSAYNVITAPKVWMLAVTTGHNTTPEQATRTDAWMEEALKTGHMPSTIPVPPPPTP; encoded by the coding sequence GTGCCGACATTCCACTCGCTGCGCCTCCGCCGCATGCTCGCGCCGACGCTCCTGCTGCCTCTTGCCGGCGGGCTCCTGCAGCCGGCCAGGGCAGGCGCGCAGGACCTGTGGACGGGCACGCCCGAAGTGCTCGTCACGCCGGTGAGTCCCACGTGGACCTACCGGGTCGGCGCGCCAGCCACCTTCACGGTCGCCGTCCGACGCGATGGCCATCCGCTGTCGGGCGTGGCGGTCACCGTGCGATGTGGCCCCGAGATGCTGCCGCCGACCCTCATGAAGGAGGTCACGAGCGGTGCCACGCCTGTCGTCGTCGAAGCCGGGACAATGAACAGCCCCGGTTTCCTGCGATGCATCGGCACCGCGCAGCACGAGGGGCGCAGCTATCGTGGCCTCGGAACGGCCGGTTTCGATCCGCTGACGATCGCGCCGACCGTGACCGATCCCGCGGACTTCGATGCGTTCTGGTCGGAGGGCAAGGCCCAGCTCGCGAAGATCCCGATCGAGATGACGCGTGAGCTGCTGCCTTCCTATGGCGGCCCCGGCATCATCGTCTCGCACGTCAGCTTCCAGACCGTGGGGCTGGACCCGAACGGGACCGCGACGAGCCGCATCTACGGCATCCTGTGCGAGCCGTCTGCGCCGGGCAAGTATCCGGCGTTGCTCTCGGTACCAGGGGCCGGCGTACGTCCCTATCGTGGCCTGCTTGCGCCGTGTCAGCACGGGTTGATCACGCTGCAGATCGGCATTCACGGGTTGCCGGTCACCCTCGATCCGCTCGTGTACACGAGCCTCGGCGCTGGCAGCCTCTCGCGCTACTTCATGACCAACCTCGAGGACCGCGATCGGTTCTTCTATCGGCGTGTGTACCTGTCGACGGTGCGGTCCAACGACGTGCTCACGAGCCTGCCGAACTACGATGGCGTCAACCTCGGCGTCATTGGTGGCAGCCAGGGCGGCGCGCTCGCGATCGTCACGGCGGCGCTCGACCCGCGCGTGAAGGTGCTTTCGTCGACCTATCCCGCGCTGGCGGACCTGACCGGATACCTGAACAACCGTGCCGGCGGCTGGCCGCATTTCTTCCACCCGACGCGCCCCGGACCCAAGCCCACGCCTGAGGCGCTGCGCACCCTGCCGTACTACGACGTCGTGAAATTCGCGCGTCGCGTGAAGGCTCCCGGCATCTACACGTGGGGCTACAACGACGAAACGGTGCCGCCGACGTCCATCTTCTCGGCCTACAACGTCATCACCGCCCCCAAGGTGTGGATGCTGGCCGTGACGACAGGGCACAACACGACGCCGGAGCAGGCGACGCGCACCGACGCATGGATGGAAGAGGCGCTGAAGACGGGCCACATGCCGTCGACGATTCCGGTGCCGCCGCCACCGACACCGTAG
- the upp gene encoding uracil phosphoribosyltransferase, which translates to MPVHVISHPVAQELLTHLRDTRTPSPLFRQYAQRLSVLIATEAMRDLPTEAVVVDTPLGPANGVKVSASVIVVPVLRAGLGMLDAVLSVVPHARVGHIGLQRDETTAVASQYYAKFPAGLDASLVVLVDPMLATGGSAVASLQLLASRGAQRMRLLCIVAAPEGIQEVEAHFPDVEIYTPAIDSHLNAHKFIVPGLGDFGDRLYGTM; encoded by the coding sequence GTGCCTGTCCACGTCATCTCCCATCCCGTTGCACAGGAACTGCTGACGCACCTGCGTGACACGAGGACGCCTTCGCCGCTGTTTCGACAGTACGCGCAACGCCTCAGCGTCCTCATCGCGACCGAAGCGATGCGCGACCTGCCGACGGAAGCCGTCGTGGTGGACACACCCCTCGGCCCGGCCAACGGCGTCAAGGTCTCGGCCAGCGTCATCGTGGTTCCCGTTCTGCGCGCCGGGCTGGGCATGCTGGATGCCGTGCTGAGCGTGGTGCCGCACGCGCGTGTCGGGCACATCGGACTGCAGCGCGACGAGACCACCGCGGTCGCGTCGCAGTACTACGCGAAGTTCCCGGCGGGGCTCGACGCCAGCCTGGTCGTGCTCGTGGATCCGATGCTGGCGACCGGTGGGAGTGCCGTCGCGTCGCTGCAACTGCTCGCGTCACGCGGCGCGCAGCGGATGCGCCTGCTCTGCATCGTCGCGGCGCCCGAAGGCATTCAGGAGGTCGAGGCGCACTTCCCCGACGTGGAGATCTACACGCCGGCGATCGACAGTCACCTCAACGCACACAAGTTCATCGTGCCCGGGCTCGGCGACTTCGGCGATCGGCTCTACGGCACGATGTGA